One genomic window of Motacilla alba alba isolate MOTALB_02 chromosome 3, Motacilla_alba_V1.0_pri, whole genome shotgun sequence includes the following:
- the LOC119699291 gene encoding sulfotransferase 6B1-like gives MEKSRKTFVGLVDKAIAASNSMHRDELLISYKGILYPRSLYSPEVFKALESFEARSDDVILAGYPKSGTNWLSQILTDLIAISQKKTPGSESSAHAEEPEEFPYLEIGDPEKYERMTKLLSPRFMVTNLRPENLPKSIFKNNAKILLLIRNPKDVATSYYHFSNGVATVPSYETWDEFFTDFMAKKTAWGCYLEYLSEWNKYADKENIMTITYEEVKENPALSVKNIATFFGIPLTEEQLQLVVERSSFQSMKKNSDKTHGSFGNILFRKGGVNDWKNLFTEDQSEKMDKAFEEHIAGTKLGKKLKYDLYCRR, from the exons ATGGAGAAGTCCAGGAAAACATTTGTTGGTTTGGTAGATAAGGCAATAGCAGCTTCCAACTCAATGCATCGTGATGAACTGCTAATTTCTTACAAGGGAATTCTCTACCCTAGAAGTCTTTACAGTCCTGAAGTATTCAAAGCCTTGGAGTCCTTTGAAGCCAGAAGTGATGATGTAATTTTGGCAGGATACCCTAAATCCg gcaCTAACTGGCTAAGTCAAATCTTAACTGACCTGATAGCCATATctcaaaagaaaacaccagGCAGTGAAAGCAGTGCGCATGCCGAGGAACCAGAAGAATTCCCCTACCTCGAAATTGGAGATCCTGAGAAATACGAG CGAATGACCAAATTACTTTCTCCGAGATTTATGGTTACTAATCTCCGTCCTGAAAATCTTCCCAAATCTATCTTCAAAAACAATGCCAAG aTATTGTTACTGATTCGTAATCCAAAAGATGTTGCTACATCTTATTACCATTTTTCCAATGGCGTGGCTACTGTTCCCTCCTATGAGACCTGGGATGAGTTCTTCACAGATTTCATGGCAAAGAAAA cggCCTGGGGATGCTACCTTGAATACCTTTCTGAGTGGAACAAATATGctgacaaagaaaatattatgaCAATAACTTATGAAGAAGTAAAAGAG AATCCTGCCCTGAGTGTGAAAAACATAGCTACGTTCTTTGGAATTCCTCTGACTgaggaacagctccagctggtggTAGAGAGGAGCAGCTTCCAGTCTATGAAGAAAAACTCAGACAAGACCCATGGGTCATTTGGCAATATTCTCTTTCGCAAAG GTGGTGTAAATGACTGGAAGAATCTTTTCACTGAAGATCAGAGTGAGAAAATGGACAAAGCATTTGAGGAACATATAGCAGGAACGAAACTGGGGAAAAAGTTGAAGTATGACTTGTACTGCAGAAGATGA